One genomic region from Prunus persica cultivar Lovell chromosome G3, Prunus_persica_NCBIv2, whole genome shotgun sequence encodes:
- the LOC18779482 gene encoding PLASMODESMATA CALLOSE-BINDING PROTEIN 5, translating to MHKGLAFCLLLSLSICNLIPPSMARNGVVTMELWCVAKNNAEDAQLQSALDWACGAGGADCSPIQQGGPCYDPTDIQNTASYVFNDYFLKHGMTDESCNFDHTAALTSLNPSYNKCKFPSSLSSTNASLSSPSTAYGMGPSEDLNGSNQISQLWIWHLMTSLLLIAFSWVMG from the exons ATGCACAAAGGCTTAGCTTTCTGCCTCCTCCTCTCACTCTCGATCTGCAACTTGATCCCGCCCTCCATGGCCAGGAACGGCGTCGTTACCATGGAGCTGTGGTGCGTGGCGAAGAACAACGCCGAGGATGCCCAGCTGCAGTCGGCGCTGGACTGGGCCTGCGGAGCTGGTGGGGCTGATTGCAGCCCAATCCAGCAAGGTGGGCCCTGCTACGACCCCACCGACATCCAAAACACCGCATCCTACGTCTTCAACGACTACTTTCTAAAACACGGCATGACCGACGAAAGCTGCAACTTTGATCACACTGCCGCTCTCACTTCTTTGAACCCCA gtTATAATAAGTGCAAATTCCCATCCAG CTTGTCATCGACCAATGCAAGCCTTTCAAGTCCATCAACAGCGTATGGAATGGGGCCCAGTGAAGATCTCAACGGCAGCAATCAGATTTCTCAGCTATGGATTTGGCATCTCATGACCAGTCTTCTGCTCATTGCATTTTCATGGGTAATGGGTtag